The Pontibacter pudoricolor genome contains a region encoding:
- the hemN gene encoding oxygen-independent coproporphyrinogen III oxidase, whose translation MTAPVTTPTELLAKYDVPSPRYTSYPTVPFWDETPLSEATWMLHVKQAFDKTNDTDGISVYMHLPFCEKLCTYCGCNKRITKNHAVEEPYIVAILKEWERYLQVFGKKPRITELHLGGGTPTFFGAENLKVMLGKLLEKAELAPDAALSIEVHPNATNAEQLQVLYDLGFRRLSVGIQDFDIKVQFVINRIQTFAKTKEIFDAAREIGYTSINGDIIYGLPMQTAESVRYTIEKVKELRPERIAFYSYAHVPWKSKAQRRYSEEDLPEPSVKRGLYEMGRAMLEEAGYVEIGLDHFALTTDELYLAAQNGTLHRNFMGYTPRHTELLIGLGCSSISDTGTAFMQNIKEVEAYEAAVNSGVLPILKGHELTAEDRLIRQHITNLMCQFSTSWDAAVAPYFSDALVRLQPLAEDGLVEYTSNSITILPAGHPFVRNIAMCLDARLWLQQPTTPVFSKSV comes from the coding sequence ATGACCGCACCAGTAACTACACCAACTGAACTACTTGCCAAATACGATGTGCCTTCGCCGAGGTACACCAGTTACCCAACCGTGCCGTTCTGGGACGAAACTCCCCTGAGCGAAGCCACCTGGATGCTGCACGTAAAACAGGCTTTCGATAAGACCAATGATACAGACGGCATAAGTGTGTACATGCACCTGCCTTTCTGCGAGAAACTTTGCACATATTGTGGCTGCAACAAGCGCATTACCAAGAACCACGCCGTAGAAGAGCCCTACATAGTAGCCATATTAAAGGAATGGGAACGCTACCTGCAGGTTTTCGGGAAGAAGCCGCGCATTACAGAACTGCACCTGGGTGGTGGTACACCTACTTTTTTCGGAGCTGAGAACCTTAAAGTGATGCTGGGCAAACTGCTGGAGAAAGCCGAACTGGCCCCAGACGCCGCCTTAAGCATAGAAGTGCACCCAAACGCCACCAACGCCGAGCAATTACAGGTACTGTACGACCTAGGTTTCAGAAGACTGAGCGTAGGTATCCAGGATTTCGACATAAAAGTTCAGTTCGTTATAAACCGCATCCAGACCTTCGCTAAGACCAAGGAGATATTTGATGCAGCCCGCGAAATTGGCTATACGTCTATAAACGGCGACATAATTTATGGTCTGCCAATGCAAACTGCCGAGAGCGTACGCTACACTATAGAAAAAGTAAAAGAGCTTCGTCCGGAGCGTATTGCCTTTTATAGCTACGCCCACGTGCCCTGGAAAAGCAAAGCCCAGCGCCGCTACTCAGAAGAAGACCTGCCTGAGCCATCTGTAAAACGTGGTTTATACGAAATGGGTCGCGCCATGCTGGAAGAAGCCGGCTACGTGGAAATCGGCCTGGACCACTTTGCCCTAACAACCGATGAGTTATACCTGGCTGCGCAGAACGGCACCCTGCACCGCAACTTTATGGGCTATACCCCACGCCACACCGAGTTGTTAATCGGCTTAGGTTGCTCGAGCATATCAGATACAGGTACTGCCTTTATGCAGAACATTAAAGAAGTAGAGGCATACGAAGCTGCTGTTAATTCCGGTGTTCTACCAATTCTGAAAGGCCACGAGCTTACCGCCGAAGACCGCCTGATCCGCCAGCACATTACAAACCTGATGTGCCAGTTTAGTACCAGTTGGGATGCTGCCGTTGCACCATACTTTAGTGATGCCCTGGTTCGACTGCAACCGCTTGCCGAAGATGGTTTAGTGGAGTATACAAGCAACAGTATTACTATCCTACCGGCCGGTCATCCGTTCGTGCGTAACATCGCCATGTGCCTGGATGCCAGGTTATGGTTGCAACAGCCCACCACGCCGGTGTTTAGTAAATCGGTCTGA
- a CDS encoding polysaccharide deacetylase family protein, translated as MKTTLRNTIHQIDVIIAPLILSAVKELNALNTYLFHALFKDKEELSAGLADPQQQVTVDVFRQFISYHKERDYTFVSPADVLQGLAPDRKYIMITFDDGYYNNLRAIPILEEFNVPALFFISANHVLHNKAFWWDVAYREGKKAGMTDEALLAEKKYLITLTGDAIDAYIIAKYGPESFKPVGDTDRPFIPAELNKLAQHPLVHIGNHTCDHAVLINYDAEGIKEQISKAQDIIADIVGYRPVTIAYPCGEFNDTVLQVCKQEGIKLGITVEHAKNFSPKLYESENLLMLNRFTIWGQQDLKSQCDFYRSDYHVLDKMKWVLQKFKAKG; from the coding sequence ATGAAAACAACTTTAAGAAACACGATACACCAGATAGACGTGATAATTGCGCCGTTGATACTATCTGCGGTTAAAGAGTTGAATGCGCTTAATACGTATCTCTTTCACGCGCTTTTTAAGGATAAAGAAGAGCTGTCAGCAGGCTTGGCGGACCCACAGCAGCAGGTAACAGTTGATGTTTTCCGCCAGTTTATTTCCTATCATAAAGAAAGGGATTACACGTTTGTTTCACCGGCAGACGTGCTGCAGGGGCTTGCGCCTGACAGGAAGTATATTATGATTACGTTTGATGACGGGTATTATAATAACCTGCGTGCCATACCAATACTTGAAGAATTTAATGTACCCGCGCTGTTCTTTATATCGGCAAACCATGTGCTGCATAACAAAGCTTTCTGGTGGGATGTGGCGTACCGCGAAGGTAAAAAAGCAGGCATGACAGATGAAGCACTTTTAGCTGAAAAAAAATACCTGATAACTCTGACTGGTGATGCCATAGATGCTTATATCATAGCTAAATATGGCCCGGAGAGCTTTAAACCGGTAGGGGATACAGACCGACCTTTTATTCCGGCAGAACTGAATAAGCTTGCACAGCATCCGTTGGTACATATCGGGAATCATACCTGCGACCACGCCGTTCTGATAAATTATGATGCTGAAGGTATAAAAGAACAAATCAGCAAGGCTCAGGATATTATAGCGGATATAGTTGGGTACCGGCCAGTAACTATAGCTTACCCTTGCGGGGAATTTAACGACACAGTTTTACAGGTCTGCAAACAGGAAGGTATTAAGCTGGGAATTACAGTGGAACATGCCAAAAACTTTAGCCCGAAACTATATGAATCCGAAAACCTGCTCATGCTAAACCGCTTTACTATATGGGGCCAACAAGATCTTAAAAGCCAATGCGACTTCTACAGGTCTGATTATCATGTGCTTGATAAAATGAAATGGGTGCTGCAGAAGTTTAAAGCAAAAGGATAG
- a CDS encoding class I SAM-dependent methyltransferase, translating to MAQLAAITGNARGIQNSASLKNLFYLPLKRWLLLNFRLDDTYFKLQPDRIWLNTQLYPRLAKLKQGRILFVGCAYYTWESLKLFNKGVDLVTVDIDENNVIWGGKKHLVASILDIDNYVAPASFDIVLLNGVFGHGVDTREMQEQTYKALHKILKPDGMLLVGWNNDLIPDPTELQISKELFYKSEYEGLPQRTGFQNSTHVMDFLRAKKV from the coding sequence ATGGCACAGCTTGCTGCTATAACTGGCAATGCTAGGGGCATACAAAACAGTGCTTCTTTAAAGAATCTGTTTTACCTGCCCCTGAAACGTTGGCTTCTTCTGAATTTCCGCCTGGATGATACTTATTTTAAACTACAGCCGGACCGCATATGGCTTAACACACAACTTTACCCCAGACTTGCCAAACTAAAACAAGGCCGTATCCTGTTCGTGGGTTGCGCTTATTATACCTGGGAATCGCTTAAGCTTTTTAACAAAGGCGTGGACCTGGTTACAGTAGACATTGATGAGAACAATGTGATCTGGGGTGGCAAAAAGCACTTAGTGGCAAGTATTTTAGATATAGATAACTATGTAGCCCCTGCCAGCTTCGACATAGTTTTGCTGAACGGTGTTTTCGGACATGGAGTTGATACCCGGGAAATGCAGGAACAAACTTATAAAGCGCTGCATAAAATACTTAAACCAGATGGTATGTTATTGGTGGGTTGGAACAACGACCTGATCCCTGACCCAACAGAGTTACAGATCAGCAAAGAGCTTTTTTACAAATCAGAATACGAGGGGCTTCCGCAGCGCACCGGTTTTCAGAACTCAACCCATGTAATGGATTTCCTGAGAGCAAAGAAAGTGTAA
- a CDS encoding alanine racemase — translation MKITAPTLLLDKEKCQRNIRMMVGKAKRNNLRLRPHFKTHQSVQVGEWFRQEGVEAITVASLRMARYFANHGWTDIMVAIPVNVLELETINQLAGRVRLHLIVVNEEVLPALQQGLHHNVAVWLKIDTGYHRTGIPATNYKTIDSALQTIAASDKLEFQGFMAHDGHTYKQTNAEAIRAIHKTTVELLNQLRGRYKEQFPGLQLSIGDTPSCSILETIVAVDEIRPGNFVFYDLTQQHIGSNNYNQIAVCMACPVIARHPERNELILYGGSVHFSKDVLPQADGSSLFGRVVELTENGWSEPVEGINLVSLSQEHGIVKAIPEQFANYKVGDIMYILPIHSCLTADIMKSYLTLDGERLEHLSGLPESYL, via the coding sequence ATGAAAATTACCGCCCCAACCCTGCTGCTTGACAAAGAAAAATGCCAGCGAAATATCCGCATGATGGTGGGGAAAGCGAAGCGTAATAATCTCAGACTGAGACCGCATTTTAAAACGCACCAGTCGGTACAGGTAGGCGAGTGGTTCAGGCAGGAAGGGGTGGAAGCGATTACGGTTGCGTCATTGCGCATGGCGAGGTACTTTGCCAACCATGGCTGGACCGACATTATGGTGGCCATACCTGTAAATGTGCTGGAACTGGAAACTATCAACCAGCTGGCTGGCCGCGTACGCCTGCACCTTATAGTTGTGAACGAAGAAGTGCTGCCTGCGCTGCAACAGGGCTTACACCACAACGTGGCTGTCTGGCTTAAGATCGATACCGGCTATCACCGCACCGGCATCCCGGCCACCAACTATAAAACCATCGACAGCGCGCTGCAAACTATAGCTGCTTCCGATAAACTGGAGTTCCAGGGTTTTATGGCTCATGACGGGCATACCTACAAGCAAACCAATGCCGAAGCCATCCGCGCTATTCATAAAACAACAGTAGAGTTACTTAACCAGCTTCGCGGCCGCTACAAAGAACAATTTCCGGGTCTCCAGCTCTCCATCGGCGATACGCCAAGCTGCAGCATCCTGGAAACTATAGTTGCCGTTGACGAGATCAGGCCCGGCAATTTCGTGTTTTACGACCTGACGCAACAGCACATCGGCTCTAACAACTATAACCAGATTGCCGTGTGCATGGCCTGCCCGGTAATTGCCAGACACCCCGAGCGTAACGAGCTTATACTTTACGGCGGCAGCGTGCATTTCTCGAAAGACGTGTTGCCGCAAGCGGATGGTAGCAGTTTGTTTGGAAGGGTAGTGGAATTAACAGAAAACGGCTGGTCGGAGCCCGTGGAAGGTATAAACCTGGTGTCATTATCACAGGAGCATGGTATAGTTAAAGCTATACCAGAGCAGTTTGCAAACTATAAGGTTGGCGATATCATGTACATTTTACCCATCCATTCGTGCCTGACTGCGGACATC
- a CDS encoding CopD family protein, producing the protein MDYYFYVKALHIIFVVTWFAGLFYIVRLFIYFAEAAEKPEPERSILQEQFKLMQKRLWYGITWPSAVLTLIFGLSMWHLYGGTPNWLIWKLCFVMGLYVYHFLCHGIFKQQQQGKLKYTSTQLRIWNEVATLFLISIVFLVVLKSSLSMLWGIIGLILFSAILMLAIRIYKRVREKS; encoded by the coding sequence ATGGACTATTATTTCTACGTTAAGGCGCTACACATCATATTTGTGGTTACCTGGTTTGCCGGGTTATTCTACATTGTGCGTCTGTTCATTTACTTTGCTGAGGCCGCGGAGAAGCCGGAACCGGAACGCAGCATTCTGCAGGAGCAATTCAAACTGATGCAGAAGAGGCTGTGGTATGGCATTACCTGGCCATCGGCGGTGCTCACGCTTATATTCGGCCTGAGCATGTGGCATTTGTATGGCGGCACTCCCAACTGGCTTATCTGGAAATTATGCTTTGTGATGGGGCTTTATGTGTATCATTTCCTGTGCCACGGCATTTTTAAGCAGCAGCAACAAGGCAAATTAAAGTATACTTCCACCCAATTGCGCATCTGGAACGAGGTAGCCACACTTTTTCTGATCAGTATTGTGTTCCTGGTTGTCCTAAAAAGTTCGCTAAGCATGCTATGGGGCATTATCGGGCTAATACTTTTCTCGGCAATCCTAATGCTGGCTATCCGCATTTACAAACGAGTGCGCGAGAAGAGTTAG
- a CDS encoding glycosyltransferase family 4 protein, which produces MMTVGVCGPVDLKLLHWNIPKSSLPLTNTFPLTSYFVNALLKRGHEVIVYTNSPDITEPKVLKSGKLTVCISREKQQPGRRFFNFEVEDLKKMIKAYPAEVISAFWTYEYALAALGSGIPTIVNIHDVAIKILLKQFDPFRLVRWMMNYRVLRKSDTLVANSDYTFKQLSAATRARTIVIPNFYPDELETIKMPGGTKGNYIVASSNGFTKRKNIHLALEAFQKVRKTFPDVALHLVGVDMQKGGPANQYALARGLADGVKFVGPLPNLEVLEEVAGAKVLVCPSMEESFGMALLEAMVVGTAVIGGEKSGFVPTLLDNGKAGILCDISSPDSMADAITKLLADDELRLKMEKTAQQFVRNNFSEEIILRQHLGLMYKMLSKTEPTSEKELSRPQLENKNIEIY; this is translated from the coding sequence ATGATGACTGTTGGCGTATGTGGCCCTGTTGACCTTAAACTACTGCACTGGAATATACCGAAAAGTTCACTCCCTTTAACAAATACATTTCCGCTTACTTCTTATTTTGTTAATGCACTGCTTAAGCGCGGCCACGAGGTTATTGTATATACAAACTCTCCTGACATTACGGAGCCCAAAGTGCTTAAAAGCGGCAAACTGACTGTTTGTATCAGCAGAGAAAAACAACAACCCGGACGACGATTCTTCAATTTTGAAGTAGAAGATCTGAAAAAAATGATCAAGGCATATCCTGCTGAGGTTATCAGTGCCTTCTGGACGTATGAATATGCCCTTGCCGCCCTCGGCTCCGGTATTCCAACTATAGTAAACATACACGATGTAGCCATCAAAATCCTGCTGAAGCAATTTGACCCATTCAGGTTAGTACGATGGATGATGAATTACCGGGTATTAAGGAAATCTGACACACTGGTTGCCAACTCAGACTATACCTTTAAACAGCTATCGGCAGCTACAAGGGCCAGAACTATAGTTATACCAAACTTTTATCCGGATGAGCTGGAGACTATAAAGATGCCGGGCGGGACAAAAGGCAATTATATAGTTGCTTCTTCAAATGGTTTTACCAAACGCAAGAATATACACCTGGCACTGGAGGCATTCCAAAAGGTGCGTAAAACATTCCCGGATGTAGCGCTACACTTAGTGGGCGTGGATATGCAAAAGGGCGGACCGGCCAACCAGTATGCACTAGCAAGAGGTTTAGCCGACGGAGTTAAGTTTGTAGGCCCCCTACCTAACCTAGAAGTATTAGAGGAAGTAGCAGGAGCGAAAGTACTGGTATGCCCGTCTATGGAGGAATCTTTTGGGATGGCGTTACTGGAGGCCATGGTTGTAGGTACTGCTGTGATAGGCGGAGAAAAAAGCGGTTTTGTACCAACACTGTTAGATAATGGAAAGGCCGGAATATTATGCGACATTTCTTCTCCGGATAGTATGGCCGATGCTATAACGAAGTTGTTAGCCGACGACGAACTTAGGTTAAAAATGGAAAAGACTGCCCAACAGTTTGTAAGGAATAACTTTTCTGAAGAGATCATCCTAAGGCAGCATCTAGGGCTAATGTACAAGATGCTTTCAAAAACAGAACCCACATCTGAAAAGGAATTGAGCAGGCCTCAGCTGGAAAACAAAAACATTGAGATTTACTAA
- a CDS encoding DUF1737 domain-containing protein, translating to MEYNIITAPDLDSLATKVADFFPMGWKLKGSILEHNDGFAQQLERRPSDALRMQRSKQRPSKQKRTKWIE from the coding sequence ATGGAGTACAATATTATAACCGCACCTGATCTTGATTCTTTAGCCACAAAAGTGGCCGATTTTTTCCCAATGGGCTGGAAACTGAAAGGCAGTATTCTGGAACATAACGATGGCTTTGCCCAGCAGCTGGAACGCAGGCCTTCTGATGCACTTCGTATGCAGCGTAGTAAGCAGCGCCCGTCCAAACAAAAGCGCACTAAATGGATTGAGTAA